In the genome of Chiroxiphia lanceolata isolate bChiLan1 chromosome 20, bChiLan1.pri, whole genome shotgun sequence, the window GAAGAGTGGGATGTAGATGGCAAATTTCTGATCGTCAGGGAAGTagaggagatggaggagagATGGGTCAAAGAAAGCCCGCTCCGAGGAGGTGACGGCCTCCTTGCTGGCCTGGAAAGCCGAGTGCAGGTGGCCCACAGCCAGCTTGGCCACAGCAGTCTGCACTGAGGCCACTGCTCGGTACACCTGTGAGGGAATAATGCCAAGGGTCAGTCCCTGGCCATGGAGGATCACAGGGACACCCAGTCCCCTCCACTGCACACCTCAGGGTGTCCCAGCCCTACCTCAGAGGCAACATCATCCTTGATGACGATGTTCCCGATCTTGTCCAAGAGCTGGGCCAGCGAGGTCAGTGTGGTGGACACAGTGGCAATGTTCTCCACAGTGTGGGCCCAGAGCAGGTGGTCCAGTTCCCAGTCGGTCAGCCCCTCATTCCCTGGGCTTTCCAGCAAGAACTCGGGGGGCAGCTCTTCCCGAGACAGTCCAAAGAGTAACCTAGAAGTAGAGGGGAAGGTCCCAGCCCACATCACAAACTTGCATTTCCACAAGCTCCCTGCTCTTATTCCCTGCTATGTTCAGTACCCATCCTGCTTAATTGCCTCCTGGATTTGGGGCAGGACAAGCAAACCCTCCTACCTTAAGAGATGGGAGATGTGCCAGCACTCCTGGCCATGGAGCAGTGATGGCCAGTAGCCAGCACCTCAAAGGCCACGAAAAGCCACCTTCAGCCTTCTAGAGCCCACAGTGTGAGAAGCAAATGAGCTGCTTGGGTCCAGCCTGCTCTGACCCCACTGATTTCCACATGGgccaggagagcacagagaggtacagggagagaagagagcaTCCTCACCGGAGCTGGGCCAGGAAAACCTCCATCACTCGTGCCATGTCCACGTCCACGTGCAGCGGGAGAGAGACTTGGGGGGAAGCAGGGGGTTCAACATTGTAAACCTGCAGGAGAGCATGTCAGTGAGACACAGCTGGAGCCTCGGGACTGGCAAGGTCACCAGCTGGGAACGGGGAGCCACCACCTCGTCcgagcactgccagcaccccCATGGTCCCGTACCATGATGCCGCCCCAGCGGGGGCTGTGGAAGGCGTTGGTGCTCACTGGTGCTCCGTCCTTGTCGTGGATGTACAGGGGGGAGTGGGAGCGCTCTGGCACATATAGCAGGAAGTTCAGCACAGGGTAGAGTGAGGCAGCACTGGAGCCTGCAGTGGGACAGAGTCAAAGAACTCTCCTAGCCAGCAGAGACAGcaagagcagccctgagcccagctcctccttcaCAGCCAGCCCCAAGCAGAACTGCCACACTGGCAGGTCTCAGTCACCCTTGCTCCCAtccagagctggcagggaaaaAGGGCACAGGCCACAGGCACAGCTGTCCCCTCtccctcagcagagccaggtCCCATGAGGCAGATCTCAGTGAGCCACACGAGCATGCTGCTCACCCAGGCGAGCCTCCACGGGGTTGATGACGTGTGGGAGGCTGTGAGCACTCAGGAGAAAGCTGGAAGATTCCTTGTCATACCGTGGTGTCACTCCTAGGACAGCGTAGTACAGGATCTGCGGGCACACAAGGGACACGTTGCTGGCAGAGAAGTGCGTCCCAGGACACCTggggagcccagggctgggctctccCCACTGCCTCTCCCAGGCCTCACCTGTGAGTCCACAGAGAAGTTGGCCACCAAGCTCAGTTTGTCCAGGACAGGCTTCACGTAGCGGTTCACGGCCCCCTCGATGTCCCAGTCCACGGCGTGGGACTTGGGGTCGGGATTCAGCAGGCTGAAGGTGATCTCATATCCTGCCAAGGACCCACGGCCTGtgaggcaccagcacagccagcaccatcacagagctccccagagcagcaggatctgACCCCTCCTCCCTGGCCTGCCCCAATGCAGGGTCACACACCAGTGCCCCATCACAGCAATCACAGCACAAACCCTGCCCCAGAGACACTGCAAAGGGAAGACCCCAGGGTTTGTTAGCCCAGAAGACACACAGGGATGCTACaagtggagcagggagaggatcTCCCCCAGGAACAGCGGGCTTTCCCCAGGTCAGGTCCATACCCAGGCTGGATTTCAGGGAGCGCCGTGCGTCAGGGCTGAGCCGGCTGTTGGGCACACGGTCCGAGAGGGCAGCAGCGATGGAGGTGGCCGTGAAGGACATCAGCTGTGTCACCTGCCGGAGGCAGGCGTGGAGGGCAGCCAGGCCCCCCTCGGCCCTCACCAGGGCGCTGCGGTGCCTCCCCACGTAGACGCTGGtgccctggggaaggggcaggagaaCACCTCAGTGCCACCTGTGACAGCCACCTGTGACATGTCCCTTCCCCCAGGGCACCTCTGAGGGGTGAAGCACCTCCCTACCTGAGGCAGGAGAGAAGAGGTTTCGGGGACCACGTACACGGTCAGGGAGCCCATCGAGACGTCCTGCAGTGGGCGCAGAGCAGCGTCAGCCTCTGGGGAACACAGAGTCATCAGCAGGGTGGGAATTTCACTCCAATCCTCACTCTGAGACACAGCAAACTGTGCCCTCTGCTCAGCAATGACGAGGTGCTCAGCACCTCTCCTCACCAGTCCCTTGCTCCAGTACCTCGTGCAGTGGCCgcagccagagctgcctcctcctgGGCCGTGGTGCCCCGATAGGCCATCTCGTAGCGGGATGTGACGCTGGTTCTCACTACAGGGGGATAAAGCTGAATGAATCTGCTAATCCTGGTCCCTGGGCACCTCAGAGGTGGCTCAGAGGGACAAGGTGCAACCCCAGGAGGACACATGCCGCAAAGTCCTTTGGGCACCAGCCTGGTGACCCATCATGGCAGGTGGCATCAGCTGgtcagtgcaggcagcagggcagccccTCATCACCCAGGCAcatcccaccctcccagggctCCCTCATCTATATCCCCAGGGAGAGAAGCTGgttccttccctgcagcacaatGGAGACCTTActgtcccctctgctccctgcactgctggctcagggcaGAATCGTGCTGGTGAACGTGGGTTTGGGGTCTGGGGAGCTCCGGACTGCCCGGGAGAGAAGCTATGAGCAGGCTCGAACCCCTCGGGGAAGAACGAGGGTACCCAGGAGGGACAGATGATGCAGGGACAGCCAAGGGGGGCGGGGGTGTCTCTCACGGTTCACGGAAATCTTCTTCTCCTGCACGTCCCTGAACGGCAGCGGGCTCGGCAGGTCCCCGGGCACGGACCCCGAGCTGAAGACCACGGCGACGGGCACGACCAGCTGAACCTGCACAGTGGCAGCGTCAGCGCGGGCCCACGAGCCCCTCGAGCTCCCACCGACCCCGGCCCCTCCCGGCGCTCACCGGCTGCTGGCCCAGTCCGTCGATGTCCGCGTAGGGCAGCGCGGCGCGGTAGGTCTCGGTCGTTCTCCACCACAGCGGCAGCCCCAGCACCACGGCGATGGCCGCGAAGGACAGGGCGgcgcgccggccccgcgcccgctctgcagggacagcactTCAGCACCGGCCCGGCTCCCTGCGGACCGGAGCCGGGGGACCGGGGCCGGGAGACAGCGAGCGAACGAGCGCCGGACCGCCAACCCCGCCAGTACCTGCTTCATCCGCCGCtatcgccgccgccgccatttTCACTTCCTGGTCCGGCCGGGGGGCGTGGCCTGCGCGCAGCCAAAGCCACTCAACGCTCGCTATGCCCAAGGCAGCCAATAGGCGCGGAGTGCGCCGCTCTGCGGCACAGACGGGCGGGCAGAAAATCCAATCAGACCATGTCCCGGCCCTGAAGAGGCGGGCCTTGTGCTCTACGAGTGCCGCGGAGGGACACGCGGTATTGCCGCGTGCGCGGCGGTCGGGGGGGACTCTCCGGTGCAACGTCAAGCAGCGGGACTGGGAAATGGGAGGACACAGGgactggggaggagaagggctgCTGGAGGGCTCCTCACCCGCCCCGTGGCCCATAGGGACAGCCTAACTCACAGAGCCGAGCTCACAGAGCCTCCCGATGGCTGTGGGTGGGCTGAGACTGGGCACAGCTCATTGCACCAGTGAGCACAACAGGCTGCGGGAAGTGCCCGGAGCGGGCGGAGGTACTGGACAGCCCGGAATGGGGCAGCTCGTGGTTCCCGGGTGCCCTGCGGCGAGGAAGAACGCAGCGCAGCGCTGTCTCTACCATTTATTCGTTGTTAGGCTATTTGGTACACGGGGTGCACACACGGCGAACACAACACAGGCGCCCCCAAGGGCGGCGGCGACCAGGACTGCAAAGCTAcggcagggcaggggcacccccaggcctcccctcctgcccccccacGCGGCCTTGCCCTAATCCCCCCTCACTGCCCGGCCGGAGCCCCCTGCCAAAGGGGCACCCGGGTGGCTCCCTGCAGGACCCGGAGGAACCCGGACCCCCCACTCCAAGCGCGGGTGCGGCGGCGTGGGGCCGGCCCGCGGGGCGcgctccccttcccctccccgcGTGGTGGCTCCCCTGGGTGGCTGGGGTGGAAGCGGGGTGTGAGCggtggtggggatggggccggggcgggggccggcggGGTGCCCGGCCGGGGCTCAGTACGCGTGGTTGGCCACGTAGAGGGACTGCCCGGCGGCCCCCGAGTCGTCCCCGCTGCCCTCGTACTTGCCCAGCGCCGCCAGCCCGTTCACCTGCGGGGAAAGGAAAGGTGAGTGGTTTCCCCCCACCTCTTGGGGTGTGGTCCTTGGGGTCTTCCAGCCCCTGGGGTCACAGCCTTTGGCATCCCCCTCCCACAGGGACAGGGCTCTTGGTGTCCCTCATCTCACTGGGCACAACCCTTGGTTTCCCCCATCATCCCACAGCTGATCTGGTCCTTGGCACCCCCCACTCCCCTACTGGGGACACAGCCCTCACTGTGCCCCATGGAGACAGTACTGTGTGACCTCCTCAGGGACTATGGTCCTTGGCATCCCTTGTCCCATGAGGCACAGTCCTATCACCCTGTGGGACACGGTCCTCAGCATCCCCCCCTCCATGGGTTCACAGCCCTCGGCATACCCGCCATCCTGGGGGATACAGCCCCCTCTATCTCTCCACCACCCCATGGTGGCACAGCCCTTGGTGTCCCCACCACCCCAGGGGACACAGCCCTCAGCACCCCCTCCCAGGAGGGCCACCTCCATCACCTCTGCACGCTTGACAAACTCCTCGGTGGCGGCGTCGGCGTTGTCCCTCTGCCCACGCCAGGCGTTGAGCGCCGACGCCTGCAGCGCCCGCCCGTAGGAGAAGGTGAGGGCCCATGGCCGCACCAGTGGGCACGTGTTGATGGCATTGAGGTTGATGGAAGCCTCCTCCTCACTCTGACCCCCAGACAGGAAAGTGAcacctgcagagagcagggttatGGCACTGGGCGGGGGGACACAGGCCATCCCCCTCCTGGTCCCTgccacatcccagggctggTACCTGGCACGGCTGGGGGCACAGTGCGGCGCAGAGCGGTGACAGTGGCCATGGCAATCTCCTCAGGGCTGTACTTGGTGGGGCAGGAGTGCCCAGGGGTCACCATGTTGGGCTTCAGCAGGGTCCCCTCCAGGTAGACATGGTGATCGCTCAGTGCCTTGTAGACAGCTGCCAGCACCTGGAGAGGATGGGCAGTGTGGAGTCCCCCCAGCACGACACAGCACAGCATAgtgcccaccctgctgccaCCCCACCACTCACCTTCTCCGTCACATACTGGCACCGCTTGAGATCGTGGTCACCATCAGGCAGGATCTCTGGTTCCACGATGGGCACGATGCCGTTCTGGAAACAGCAGGCAGATGCTGTCACGGTGATGTCCCTGGGCATCCCCCAGCCCCATGGCTGTGTGGGACAATGCCCACACCCAGAGAGCGATGCTCACCCCTAAGGCTCAACACCAAAACCCTTGCCAGCGAtgcccagccccacagggggaTGCCCAGCCTGGGAGGGTCAATTCTTGACCCCATGGAGCAATGTCTCTTTCTGTGAGGTGAtgcccagccccacagagcaATGTCTGGCCCCACGGACTGATGCCTGATCCCATGAGTGATGACCACCCCACGGGGCAATGCCCAATAACCCACGTGAGGTGTTACCTAGCACACGGGTCATGTCCCGCCCCACCCATGGGATGATCCCCAGGGGTCATCAATGCACAGGGTCAATGCTGAGCCTCACAGATCTGTGCCCGCCTCCATGGAGCAATACCCACCCACGCAGGCTAATACCCATCCTACAGGTCACTGCCCACCCGGTGGGACGATGCCTGGCCCCACACACAGACCTGCTGGCAGATGCTGGCGTAGCGGGCCAGGACGTTGGCGTTCTCCATGATGGCGAGCGCAGAGGGGGTGTGCTCGCTGATCTTCAGCACGCAGCGCCACTTGGCAAAGTCAGCCCCATCCTTCTTGTACTGGGCACAGCGCTCCCACAGCCCATCCAGACCTGCTGGGCAGTGCgtcagccccacagccccaaaCCCATGGCCCCAAAcctcctggctccagccccatcccctgcccGCTCTACCTACCCTGCGTGGTGGTCTCGCCATCTGTCCCAGCCAGTGGCACAACACCCTTGTCCACCTGTGGAGTGAGGGGAAGGCGGTGCTGAGCCCCCACCAGCACCCTCCACACACCCTCAGCACCCCACAAACCCACCGGACATCCCCCCACACCTTGATGCCCACAACGATGCCCTTGTCCTTGATCATCTGGACAAAGGGGGTGCCATCATCAGCCTTCTGGTACATGGTCTCGTGGAAGAAGATGACCCCCCCGATGCATTTCTTCACCCGGCTGTCGGCGCTGAAGAGGATCTGGCGGTACAGCCGGCGGTTCTCCTCCGTGTTCTCCACCCCAATCTGGTTGAGGCGCTTTGCCATGCTCCCTGAGGGCACCCAACAACCTCATCAGCCTCCAGAGTGGGGAAAAGGGGTGGTGGGGCAGATCCCCCCTTCCCCCAAACTGACCTACGGACTCATCGGCTGCCAGGATGCCCTTCCCGGGGGCCACGATCCGCAGCGCGATGTCCGACAGCTCCTTCTTCTGCTCGGCCGTGAGCGCGGGGTGTTGGTGCGTCATGGTGGCGGTGGCTGCGAGCGCACGGGGACTGAGTCACGCACCACCGGGGCGGCTCCCAAAACCACACGTACCCCCCTCCTACGGGGTCCCGGGACCCTCCACGGGGCTGGGACCACCACCCCACCGGTCAGGGGTGTTGTGTAAGCCTCGTGGCGGGCATTAGTGGAGGATGCCGGGCAGTTCCCAGCCATTTTGCTGCCTTGCCAGCccgcccccagcccagccatcTTGAGGGAGCGCAGCTCCGCGGGGACCGGGGCAGGGCCCCGAGCGCACGGGGATGGGGATGAGAGTACCCTGGGGCCGGGAATATCCCGCGGAGGACAGAAACAGCCCGGGGATGGGGATACCAGGGGGCCGGAAATACcctgggaaagagggaagaagagacCCCAGGGAGGCACTACCTGCGTTTGGCGGTACCCGGGGCTTGGGGGACGCCGGAGATGGTGATACCCCAGGGCCGGGGATACCCCGCGGAGAAGTACGCGGGGCATGGCGATAACCCGGAAGAACGGAAATACCCCGGGAATGGGGAACGGGGAGACGCCGGGGGGAACAAGCCGGG includes:
- the PIGS gene encoding GPI transamidase component PIG-S; translation: MAAAAIAADEAERARGRRAALSFAAIAVVLGLPLWWRTTETYRAALPYADIDGLGQQPVQLVVPVAVVFSSGSVPGDLPSPLPFRDVQEKKISVNLRTSVTSRYEMAYRGTTAQEEAALAAATAREADAALRPLQDVSMGSLTVYVVPETSSLLPQGTSVYVGRHRSALVRAEGGLAALHACLRQVTQLMSFTATSIAAALSDRVPNSRLSPDARRSLKSSLGYEITFSLLNPDPKSHAVDWDIEGAVNRYVKPVLDKLSLVANFSVDSQILYYAVLGVTPRYDKESSSFLLSAHSLPHVINPVEARLGSSAASLYPVLNFLLYVPERSHSPLYIHDKDGAPVSTNAFHSPRWGGIMVYNVEPPASPQVSLPLHVDVDMARVMEVFLAQLRLLFGLSREELPPEFLLESPGNEGLTDWELDHLLWAHTVENIATVSTTLTSLAQLLDKIGNIVIKDDVASEVYRAVASVQTAVAKLAVGHLHSAFQASKEAVTSSERAFFDPSLLHLLYFPDDQKFAIYIPLFLPMAVPILLSLAKIVRETRQRKKEPTKMD
- the ALDOC gene encoding fructose-bisphosphate aldolase C, producing the protein MTHQHPALTAEQKKELSDIALRIVAPGKGILAADESVGSMAKRLNQIGVENTEENRRLYRQILFSADSRVKKCIGGVIFFHETMYQKADDGTPFVQMIKDKGIVVGIKVDKGVVPLAGTDGETTTQGLDGLWERCAQYKKDGADFAKWRCVLKISEHTPSALAIMENANVLARYASICQQNGIVPIVEPEILPDGDHDLKRCQYVTEKVLAAVYKALSDHHVYLEGTLLKPNMVTPGHSCPTKYSPEEIAMATVTALRRTVPPAVPGVTFLSGGQSEEEASINLNAINTCPLVRPWALTFSYGRALQASALNAWRGQRDNADAATEEFVKRAEVNGLAALGKYEGSGDDSGAAGQSLYVANHAY